A single genomic interval of Chryseobacterium paludis harbors:
- a CDS encoding FKBP-type peptidyl-prolyl cis-trans isomerase codes for MKKILFISVLGLLSCNRNTQTHPPLGGVLSQKDLDVSKARMKNLNASERMHIQEWINGQSVKFYPTQLNYWVDTEGFDTRERRPDNSLISYSYDLYDFDQTKIYDEPFERRDAKFGHFDELKAVENALRFIRDGEEVTILVPSSLAYGTYGDEKKINNDIPLIIKLKAL; via the coding sequence ATGAAAAAAATACTCTTCATATCAGTATTGGGGCTGTTGAGCTGTAACAGAAATACACAGACACATCCACCTCTAGGTGGGGTTTTGAGCCAAAAAGATCTTGATGTTTCTAAAGCAAGGATGAAAAATCTTAATGCTTCGGAAAGAATGCATATTCAGGAATGGATCAATGGGCAGTCTGTGAAATTTTATCCAACACAGCTTAATTACTGGGTAGATACTGAAGGTTTTGATACAAGAGAAAGAAGACCGGATAATTCCCTGATTTCTTATTCTTATGATCTTTATGATTTCGATCAGACGAAGATCTATGATGAGCCTTTTGAAAGGAGAGATGCCAAATTCGGGCACTTTGATGAATTAAAAGCGGTAGAAAATGCTTTGCGTTTTATACGTGATGGTGAGGAAGTTACGATTTTGGTTCCATCTTCTCTTGCTTATGGCACCTATGGAGACGAGAAAAAAATAAATAACGATATCCCATTAATCATAAAATTAAAAGCTCTATAA
- the rpe gene encoding ribulose-phosphate 3-epimerase, translating to MKTKLIAPSLLSADFGNLQRDIEMLNNSQADWFHIDVMDGRFVPNISFGFPVMKTVQQHAKKFVDVHLMIVEPEKYVEEFIDHGADLISIHYEACTHLHRTIHLIQSRGAKAGVVLNPSTPVLMLEDIIADVDLVLLMSVNPGFGGQKFIENTYKKIAETKDLILSNNSTALIEVDGGVNLDNASKLFEAGADVLVAGNAVFSSESPERTIELLKI from the coding sequence ATGAAAACTAAGCTAATTGCTCCTTCCCTATTATCCGCAGACTTTGGGAATCTGCAAAGAGACATTGAAATGTTGAACAATTCTCAGGCCGACTGGTTCCATATCGATGTCATGGATGGGAGATTTGTTCCAAACATTTCATTTGGTTTTCCTGTGATGAAGACTGTTCAGCAACATGCTAAAAAATTTGTTGATGTTCATTTGATGATCGTTGAACCTGAAAAGTATGTTGAAGAATTTATTGATCACGGAGCTGATTTAATTTCTATCCACTATGAGGCTTGTACGCATTTACACCGAACGATCCACCTTATTCAAAGCAGAGGAGCTAAAGCAGGAGTTGTGCTTAATCCTTCTACTCCGGTTTTAATGCTGGAAGATATTATTGCGGATGTTGATTTGGTGTTATTAATGAGTGTAAATCCAGGATTTGGAGGACAAAAATTTATTGAAAATACCTATAAGAAGATTGCTGAAACTAAAGATTTAATTTTAAGCAACAACTCTACTGCGTTAATTGAAGTGGATGGAGGTGTTAACTTGGATAATGCGTCGAAATTATTTGAAGCCGGAGCTGATGTTTTAGTAGCCGGAAACGCTGTTTTCTCATCTGAAAGTCCTGAAAGAACAATAGAGCTTTTAAAAATTTAA
- the mnmD gene encoding tRNA (5-methylaminomethyl-2-thiouridine)(34)-methyltransferase MnmD codes for MKREIKTTNDGSKTLFINELNENYHSHHGALQEAEHVFIKNGLNLINDYEINILELGFGTGLNVLVTINEYLKTDKNHVINYFSLEKYPINESEIKNLAYFELFDNIEFKEIYHKIHQAEWEKPVEIINNFNLKKIKCDFFELKDLDLPKINLVYYDCFGARVQPDLWEKPLFEMVSDKMNINGLLTTYSSKGSVRRILQELNFKVEKKQGPPGKREMLNAVKL; via the coding sequence GTGAAAAGAGAAATAAAGACCACTAATGACGGAAGTAAAACACTGTTTATCAATGAATTAAATGAAAACTACCATTCTCACCATGGAGCCTTACAAGAAGCGGAACATGTGTTTATCAAAAATGGACTAAATTTAATAAATGATTACGAAATTAATATTTTAGAACTCGGTTTTGGAACAGGTTTGAATGTTTTGGTTACAATTAATGAATATTTAAAAACTGACAAAAATCATGTTATTAATTATTTTTCACTAGAAAAATATCCCATAAATGAATCAGAAATCAAAAATTTAGCCTATTTTGAACTTTTTGATAACATAGAATTCAAAGAAATTTATCATAAAATTCATCAAGCAGAATGGGAAAAACCAGTTGAAATCATTAATAATTTTAATCTAAAAAAGATTAAATGTGATTTTTTTGAACTAAAAGATCTCGATTTACCTAAAATAAACCTAGTTTATTACGATTGCTTCGGTGCGCGTGTACAACCAGATCTTTGGGAAAAACCCCTGTTTGAGATGGTTTCTGACAAAATGAATATTAACGGATTATTAACAACCTACTCTTCTAAAGGGAGTGTAAGAAGAATTCTTCAGGAACTGAATTTCAAAGTAGAAAAGAAACAGGGTCCACCGGGTAAGAGAGAAATGCTTAATGCAGTTAAATTATAG
- a CDS encoding NUDIX domain-containing protein, with product MIDNINVRVYACAVKDKKVLTLFEEYAGDQLIKFPGGGLEYGEGLLECLHREFDEELNVKIDVVEHFYTQENFLVSRFRENEQLLTIYYIVNIINEEDFLILDPCIEKTEWIAIDRPDNPFPLPIDQIVFDKLKEKYL from the coding sequence ATGATAGACAACATCAACGTTAGAGTTTATGCCTGTGCTGTGAAGGATAAAAAAGTTCTAACCTTATTTGAAGAATATGCCGGAGATCAGTTAATAAAATTTCCTGGTGGTGGTTTAGAATATGGGGAAGGTTTATTAGAATGTCTTCATCGTGAATTTGATGAAGAGCTTAATGTAAAAATTGATGTTGTAGAACATTTTTATACGCAGGAGAATTTTTTAGTTTCGCGTTTCCGCGAAAATGAACAACTCCTTACCATATATTATATAGTCAATATAATTAATGAAGAAGATTTCCTTATTCTTGATCCTTGTATTGAAAAAACGGAATGGATAGCAATCGACAGACCAGACAATCCTTTTCCTTTACCTATAGATCAGATTGTATTTGATAAACTAAAAGAAAAATACCTGTAA
- a CDS encoding peptidylprolyl isomerase yields the protein MNVDKETYEGLKDGLYANLQTSKGNLIVKFEDKKSPVTVANFVGLAEGKIDNKSKAKGVPFYDGTIFHRVIKDFMIQGGDPQGTGMGDPGYKFEDEKNDLQHTGKGTLSMANSGPNTNGSQFFITEVATPWLDGRHTIFGKVVKGDDVIDAIANVEKGAQDKPKTDVVLEKVSIFSKGDEFKNYDAAKTFNEGKAKIQENNKAYLAKEEAEKKKKEEEFKANQEKLVENLKAGMQKTESGLYYKITKTTDGKAPKSGDNVSVHYAGKLVDGTEFDSSFKRNEPIDIPIGMGRVIKGWDEGILLLKEGETATLLIPSSMGYGERGAGGVIPPNAWLIFDVELVKVK from the coding sequence ATGAACGTAGACAAAGAAACTTACGAAGGTCTTAAAGACGGACTTTATGCTAATCTTCAAACATCTAAAGGAAATCTTATTGTAAAGTTTGAAGACAAAAAATCGCCTGTTACTGTAGCTAACTTTGTTGGTCTTGCAGAAGGGAAAATTGATAACAAATCTAAAGCAAAGGGAGTTCCTTTTTATGACGGAACTATTTTCCATAGAGTGATCAAAGATTTCATGATCCAGGGGGGAGATCCTCAGGGAACAGGAATGGGAGATCCTGGATATAAATTCGAGGACGAAAAAAATGACCTTCAACACACTGGGAAGGGAACTTTATCAATGGCTAACTCTGGACCAAATACCAATGGTTCTCAGTTTTTCATTACTGAAGTAGCTACTCCTTGGTTAGACGGAAGACACACTATTTTCGGAAAAGTAGTAAAAGGAGATGATGTGATTGATGCAATCGCTAATGTTGAGAAAGGTGCTCAGGATAAGCCTAAAACAGATGTTGTTTTAGAAAAAGTAAGCATTTTCAGCAAAGGAGATGAATTCAAAAACTATGATGCTGCAAAAACTTTCAATGAAGGGAAAGCTAAAATCCAGGAAAACAACAAAGCTTATTTAGCAAAAGAAGAAGCTGAGAAAAAGAAAAAAGAAGAAGAATTCAAAGCAAACCAGGAGAAGTTAGTAGAAAACTTAAAAGCTGGAATGCAGAAAACCGAATCTGGTTTATACTATAAAATCACAAAAACTACTGACGGAAAAGCTCCAAAATCTGGAGATAATGTATCGGTACACTATGCTGGTAAATTAGTAGACGGAACCGAATTCGATTCTTCTTTCAAAAGAAATGAACCTATCGATATTCCTATCGGAATGGGGAGAGTGATCAAAGGATGGGATGAAGGTATCCTATTGTTAAAAGAAGGTGAAACAGCTACTTTATTGATTCCATCTTCAATGGGTTACGGAGAAAGAGGAGCAGGAGGAGTAATTCCACCAAACGCTTGGTTGATCTTCGATGTTGAACTTGTAAAAGTGAAATAA
- a CDS encoding retropepsin-like aspartic protease, which translates to MKKISSLLFLFLLIISPAQGKRFFETGEVELTNPIEKINLNFTNDLPLVKVSIDGKLYNFLFDSGAPTVISNAIYTELNLQKEHTSKVKDSQKNKQEQIFTKLPEMTVDHVIFKNIGAIVMDLSASELGCFKIDGILGANQMAKLFWRVNYSENSLEATKDLLNFKFDDYETVVPFDPQTQKTPVIETKILDKKIKLTFDTGFTGRIKISDSDYDPKKVKQTVETFGISSVGAFGAGKPVSGFIFKISELGFGNKAFGNEMIMTGNSRLIGNDFFKDFTFIMDWQNKKIYMKKIKNNPPTLESFGFGYRFIDAKPVVAFVFKERDSPLEIGDSILSINDVDLDHLNQESACHYMMNRVERDYKTIGIRIKRAGKVMDLRLDKKEYLN; encoded by the coding sequence ATGAAGAAGATTTCATCCCTATTATTTCTATTTTTATTAATTATATCTCCAGCTCAGGGAAAACGCTTCTTCGAAACCGGAGAAGTCGAATTAACCAATCCTATTGAGAAGATCAACTTAAATTTCACTAATGATCTGCCTCTTGTAAAAGTGAGTATCGACGGTAAATTATATAATTTTCTGTTTGATTCCGGTGCTCCTACGGTTATTTCTAATGCGATCTATACTGAGCTTAATCTTCAGAAAGAACATACAAGTAAAGTAAAAGATTCCCAGAAAAATAAACAGGAACAGATCTTTACCAAATTGCCGGAGATGACTGTTGATCATGTTATTTTTAAAAATATTGGCGCAATAGTAATGGATCTGAGTGCTTCCGAGTTGGGATGTTTTAAAATTGATGGTATTCTTGGCGCCAATCAGATGGCAAAACTATTCTGGAGAGTGAATTACTCAGAAAATTCTTTAGAAGCAACAAAAGATCTGTTGAATTTTAAGTTTGATGATTATGAAACAGTTGTTCCATTTGATCCGCAAACTCAGAAAACTCCTGTTATAGAAACTAAAATTTTAGATAAAAAAATTAAACTTACTTTTGATACTGGATTTACAGGGAGAATTAAAATATCAGATAGCGATTATGACCCTAAAAAAGTAAAACAAACTGTTGAAACATTTGGAATAAGTTCTGTAGGAGCTTTTGGTGCTGGAAAACCGGTTTCAGGTTTTATTTTTAAAATTTCTGAGCTGGGATTTGGAAATAAGGCATTTGGAAACGAAATGATCATGACAGGAAATTCAAGACTGATTGGAAATGATTTCTTTAAAGATTTTACGTTTATTATGGATTGGCAAAATAAAAAGATCTATATGAAGAAGATTAAAAATAATCCACCTACATTAGAATCTTTTGGGTTTGGATACCGTTTTATTGATGCGAAACCAGTGGTAGCATTTGTATTTAAAGAAAGGGATTCTCCTTTAGAAATAGGAGATTCTATTCTAAGTATTAATGATGTGGATTTGGATCATTTGAATCAGGAATCTGCTTGTCATTATATGATGAATAGGGTAGAAAGGGATTATAAAACAATCGGAATCAGAATAAAAAGAGCGGGTAAAGTAATGGATTTAAGACTTGATAAAAAAGAATATCTGAATTAA
- a CDS encoding branched-chain amino acid aminotransferase, protein MIIQKTENSRLSSFDPNNFSFGNTFIDHMVICEYENGKWGDVKLVPYGPLAFTPAMMGVNYGQACFEGMKAYKDEDGQVFLFRPEKNFERINKSAARLAMPEVTEEMFLDGLKALVDIDRNWIPQGEGMSLYIRPLIFATEEALKARVSEKYMFAIVATPAKSYYTEPVSVKISDHYSRAANGGVGSAKAAGNYAASFYPTQLAMAEGYDQIIWTDDSTHEYFEESGTMNVFVRINDTVYTPPTSEKILDGVTRDSFIQLAKKRGIEVKVEPIAVKTVVEAQKNGTLKEVWGVGTAVVTTIFQALGYQGEKLDLPKLSDEESFAAILKNDLVDLQTNHSDDSFGWRVLVEKNVLETV, encoded by the coding sequence ATGATAATTCAAAAAACTGAGAATTCCAGACTTTCTTCATTCGACCCAAATAATTTTTCTTTTGGGAATACTTTCATAGATCATATGGTGATATGTGAGTATGAGAATGGAAAGTGGGGGGACGTAAAATTGGTGCCTTATGGTCCTTTGGCATTTACGCCTGCAATGATGGGTGTAAATTACGGGCAGGCTTGTTTCGAGGGAATGAAAGCTTATAAAGACGAAGATGGTCAAGTTTTCCTTTTCAGGCCTGAAAAGAATTTTGAACGTATCAATAAGTCGGCTGCGCGTCTTGCTATGCCTGAGGTAACGGAAGAAATGTTTTTAGATGGTTTGAAAGCGTTAGTAGATATCGACAGAAACTGGATTCCTCAGGGAGAAGGAATGTCTTTATATATCAGACCTTTGATTTTTGCTACAGAAGAAGCTTTAAAAGCGAGAGTATCTGAAAAATATATGTTTGCAATTGTTGCAACGCCAGCGAAAAGTTATTATACAGAACCTGTTTCTGTAAAAATCTCTGATCATTATTCAAGAGCTGCTAACGGAGGTGTTGGTTCAGCTAAAGCTGCAGGAAACTATGCTGCATCTTTTTATCCTACTCAATTAGCAATGGCGGAAGGATATGATCAAATTATCTGGACAGATGATTCTACTCACGAATATTTTGAAGAAAGTGGAACAATGAACGTTTTCGTTAGAATTAATGATACGGTTTATACACCACCAACTTCAGAAAAAATCTTAGATGGAGTAACAAGAGACAGTTTCATCCAATTGGCTAAGAAAAGAGGAATTGAAGTTAAAGTTGAGCCAATTGCAGTAAAAACTGTTGTAGAAGCTCAGAAGAACGGGACATTAAAAGAAGTTTGGGGTGTAGGAACAGCGGTTGTAACCACTATTTTCCAGGCATTAGGATATCAGGGAGAGAAATTAGACTTACCTAAATTATCTGATGAGGAAAGTTTTGCTGCAATTCTTAAAAATGATTTAGTTGATCTACAAACTAATCATTCTGATGATTCTTTCGGATGGAGAGTACTGGTTGAGAAAAATGTATTGGAAACGGTTTAA
- the chrI gene encoding chryseobasin maturation helper ChrI, with protein sequence MTTILLILTAVLTALIGGLFYAYSCSVVLGLGKLSDAEYLKAMQSINREILNPVFFLSFMGTAAMLPISTFLYRAQNPVFMLLLLATIIYLIGVFGVTIVGNVPLNDQLDQFNIVDSTAEGLKKMRDVFENRWNFLNTIRAICSTLSILLVICACVWTKAES encoded by the coding sequence ATGACAACAATTCTATTAATTTTAACTGCTGTATTAACGGCTCTTATAGGTGGCCTTTTTTATGCATATTCCTGCTCGGTGGTATTAGGCCTGGGGAAATTATCAGATGCAGAATATCTGAAAGCAATGCAGTCTATTAACAGGGAAATTCTAAATCCTGTATTCTTCCTGAGTTTTATGGGGACAGCAGCGATGCTTCCCATTTCTACTTTTTTATATAGGGCACAAAACCCTGTATTCATGTTATTGTTATTGGCAACAATAATCTATCTCATTGGGGTTTTTGGAGTTACGATAGTGGGAAATGTTCCTCTAAATGATCAGTTGGATCAGTTTAATATAGTAGATTCTACAGCAGAAGGATTAAAGAAGATGCGTGACGTTTTTGAAAACAGATGGAATTTTCTAAATACCATACGTGCTATATGCTCAACCTTGAGTATACTCTTGGTTATATGTGCCTGTGTCTGGACTAAAGCAGAATCATAG
- a CDS encoding M28 family peptidase, whose translation MKKLVYSSLILLGITISGQSKEDSIQFNKISTEILNNGKGYEELRDLTKNIGKRLSGSEAYEKSVQWAAKQLREAGADKVWLQEVIIPVWERGKESLQIKTNNGQSKTLKMLSLGNSEGTGGKDVSGEIIMVKSLEEYDRLPAEQVKGKIVFFNHPFDQSYAQTFIAYREGGAYRRTAASLTAKKGGKYAIIRSLSSAFDDVPHTGVMKYEDNIAKVPAVCIGNTTADDLEKLLKTQKVIATLNSNCGMRGEKLSHSVIGEITGKKDKSVIVVGGHLDSWDVGEGAHDDGSGIVQSIEVLRTFKKLGIQNNHTIRAVCFANEENGTKGGKQYGKTAKDTNEKHLFAIESDAGGFSPRGISLEMNEQNRKQIQSWVNLFLPYGVYNFDGKYSGSDIAPLHEMGVPTAELVPDPQRYFDIHHTAEDTFEKVNRRELLLGSTVMTQLIYMIDKNW comes from the coding sequence ATGAAAAAATTGGTATACAGCTCGCTAATTCTTCTGGGTATCACCATATCTGGACAGTCCAAAGAAGATTCAATACAGTTTAATAAGATTTCTACAGAAATTTTAAATAATGGAAAAGGTTACGAAGAACTCAGAGATCTGACCAAAAACATTGGGAAGCGTTTAAGTGGTTCTGAAGCCTATGAAAAATCAGTACAATGGGCAGCTAAACAGCTTCGTGAAGCAGGAGCTGATAAAGTCTGGCTTCAGGAAGTAATTATCCCGGTCTGGGAAAGAGGAAAAGAATCTTTACAGATCAAAACCAACAATGGGCAATCAAAAACCCTGAAGATGCTTTCTCTTGGAAATTCTGAAGGAACAGGTGGAAAAGATGTCAGTGGAGAAATTATTATGGTAAAATCACTGGAAGAATATGACCGTCTTCCTGCTGAGCAAGTAAAAGGTAAAATTGTCTTCTTTAACCATCCTTTTGATCAGAGTTATGCACAAACTTTCATTGCATATAGGGAAGGGGGAGCTTACAGACGTACGGCAGCTTCTCTAACCGCCAAAAAAGGCGGTAAATATGCCATCATTCGTTCATTATCATCTGCGTTTGATGATGTTCCACATACCGGTGTAATGAAGTATGAAGACAATATAGCTAAAGTTCCTGCAGTCTGTATTGGAAATACTACAGCTGATGATCTCGAAAAACTTTTAAAAACCCAAAAAGTAATTGCAACACTTAATTCCAATTGTGGAATGAGGGGTGAAAAACTCTCCCACTCTGTAATCGGAGAAATTACTGGTAAAAAAGATAAAAGTGTTATTGTTGTGGGTGGACACCTCGACTCCTGGGATGTTGGTGAGGGTGCCCATGATGACGGATCTGGAATTGTTCAAAGTATTGAGGTCTTAAGAACATTTAAAAAATTAGGAATTCAAAATAATCATACCATAAGAGCAGTTTGTTTTGCAAATGAAGAGAATGGGACTAAAGGGGGAAAACAGTACGGAAAAACAGCAAAAGACACTAATGAAAAGCATCTTTTTGCTATAGAATCTGATGCAGGAGGTTTTTCTCCAAGGGGAATTTCTCTGGAAATGAATGAACAAAACAGAAAACAGATCCAAAGTTGGGTTAATCTGTTTTTGCCATATGGAGTTTATAATTTCGATGGAAAATATTCAGGATCGGATATTGCTCCACTTCATGAAATGGGAGTTCCTACCGCTGAATTAGTTCCTGATCCACAACGTTATTTCGATATCCATCACACAGCAGAAGATACTTTTGAAAAAGTAAATAGAAGAGAATTACTTTTAGGTTCTACAGTAATGACACAACTTATTTATATGATCGATAAAAATTGGTAA
- a CDS encoding M20/M25/M40 family metallo-hydrolase: MKKITSTLLLLLSMASFGQAKEDSIQFNTISKEILNNGKGYIELKDLTKNIGHRLSGSPAYEKATQWAAKELREAGADKVWLQEVMVPVWERGKESLKITANSGRWKTLKMLSLGNSEGTGGKDVSGEVIMVKSMEEYYRLPAEKVKDKIVFFNYPFSQSFIETFKGYSDAAKYRVTAAALTAKKGGKFAIIRSLSSAFDDVPHTGAMRYEDNVDKIPAVAVGNTTADELEQLLKTQKVLATLNSNCGMKGEKLSHSVIGEITGKKDKSVIVVGGHLDSWDVGEGAHDDGAGIVQSIEVLRTFKKLGIQNNHTIRVVCFANEENGVKGGIQYGKTAKEKNEKHLFAIESDAGGFSPRGISLEMDDSKRKQIQSWANLFIPYGVYNFEGKYSGTDIYPLHDLGVPTAELVPDSQRYFDIHHTNEDTFEKVNRRELLLGAVAMTQLIYMIDKNW; the protein is encoded by the coding sequence ATGAAAAAAATAACAAGCACTTTATTACTACTTCTCAGTATGGCTTCATTTGGCCAGGCTAAAGAAGATTCTATACAATTCAATACAATCTCGAAGGAGATTCTTAATAATGGAAAAGGATATATTGAATTAAAAGATTTAACTAAAAATATAGGACATCGTTTAAGTGGCTCTCCCGCCTATGAAAAGGCCACACAATGGGCAGCTAAAGAACTCCGTGAAGCTGGAGCTGATAAAGTATGGCTTCAGGAAGTGATGGTTCCAGTCTGGGAAAGAGGAAAAGAATCTTTAAAAATCACTGCAAACAGCGGAAGATGGAAGACCTTGAAAATGCTTTCTCTGGGGAATTCTGAAGGTACTGGCGGAAAAGATGTTTCCGGGGAGGTCATTATGGTTAAATCAATGGAAGAATATTACCGTCTTCCGGCAGAAAAGGTAAAAGATAAAATTGTATTCTTCAACTACCCTTTCAGCCAGTCTTTTATAGAGACTTTCAAAGGATACAGTGATGCAGCCAAGTATAGAGTTACTGCAGCAGCTTTAACAGCTAAAAAAGGAGGTAAATTTGCCATTATCCGTTCCCTTTCGTCAGCATTTGATGACGTACCTCACACAGGGGCTATGCGATATGAAGATAATGTTGACAAAATACCAGCCGTTGCTGTGGGGAATACAACTGCAGATGAACTGGAACAACTTTTAAAAACCCAAAAAGTCCTGGCCACTTTGAATTCTAACTGTGGCATGAAAGGCGAAAAGCTCTCCCACTCTGTGATCGGAGAGATTACAGGTAAGAAAGATAAAAGTGTTATCGTTGTAGGCGGACACCTGGATTCCTGGGATGTAGGTGAAGGAGCTCATGACGACGGAGCCGGAATTGTTCAAAGTATAGAAGTGTTAAGAACTTTTAAAAAACTGGGTATCCAAAATAACCACACGATCAGAGTTGTCTGTTTTGCTAATGAAGAAAACGGAGTAAAAGGCGGTATACAATATGGAAAGACTGCTAAAGAAAAGAATGAAAAACACCTGTTTGCTATAGAATCCGATGCCGGAGGTTTTTCTCCCAGAGGAATTTCTCTGGAAATGGATGATTCAAAAAGAAAACAGATCCAAAGCTGGGCTAACTTATTTATTCCTTATGGGGTCTACAATTTTGAAGGAAAATATTCTGGAACGGATATTTATCCCCTTCATGATCTGGGTGTTCCTACTGCCGAACTGGTTCCGGATTCTCAAAGATATTTTGATATCCATCATACAAATGAAGATACTTTTGAAAAGGTTAATCGAAGAGAGCTTCTTTTAGGAGCAGTTGCGATGACACAACTTATTTATATGATTGATAAGAATTGGTAA
- a CDS encoding DUF4294 domain-containing protein yields MNFSKIICLFLFFFGIGVFGQTDSIIAKPLSQYPPEELKVDEFGNKYYYDERQKAKFYEINGETVVVMDELILLNKPKFNNQLDRNYYYFLNKKLYRVYPLFVAALQQYRDIQKEMTNLDSKAKRKYVRDRQNMLADQYEKQLRDLTTTEGQVFAKLMNRATGKNVFEIIKELRGGWSAFWWNVKGKMASIDLKDQYDPHRNRTDEFLESLLQSNWNSGYLQPYPGAGDFKVKKK; encoded by the coding sequence ATGAATTTTAGCAAGATTATTTGTCTTTTTCTTTTCTTTTTTGGGATTGGTGTTTTTGGACAAACAGATTCTATTATTGCTAAACCCCTGAGTCAGTACCCTCCGGAGGAGCTAAAAGTAGATGAATTTGGAAATAAATATTATTATGATGAAAGACAGAAAGCCAAGTTCTATGAAATAAATGGAGAAACAGTAGTTGTGATGGATGAGTTGATATTACTCAACAAGCCAAAATTCAATAACCAACTGGACAGAAATTATTACTATTTTCTTAATAAAAAACTTTACAGGGTATATCCTTTATTTGTAGCTGCTTTACAACAGTACAGAGATATTCAGAAAGAGATGACTAATCTGGATAGTAAAGCAAAAAGGAAATATGTGAGAGACCGGCAGAATATGTTAGCCGATCAATACGAAAAGCAGTTACGTGATCTTACTACGACAGAAGGTCAGGTTTTTGCAAAGCTCATGAACAGAGCGACCGGAAAGAATGTATTTGAGATCATTAAAGAATTAAGAGGTGGATGGAGTGCTTTCTGGTGGAATGTAAAGGGAAAAATGGCAAGTATAGATCTTAAAGATCAGTATGATCCTCATAGAAACAGAACGGATGAATTTTTAGAATCACTATTGCAGTCAAATTGGAACTCTGGTTATCTTCAGCCATATCCGGGAGCTGGTGATTTTAAAGTAAAGAAAAAATAA
- the chrP gene encoding chryseobasin maturation metalloprotease ChrP, whose translation MKFEKKSLKFLEKYLNTSSPTGYEHKGQEIWMDYIRPYVDKIEVDHYGTCYGIINPEAEFKVVIEAHADEISWYVNYITDDGLIYVIRNGGSDQTIAPSKVVHIHGENGIVKGVFGWPAIHTRSANQNEPTPKIENIFIDCGATTKKEVEEMGIYVGCMITYPDEFFEMNNRYFVCRALDNRIGGFMIAEVARLLKENKKTIPFGLYITNSVQEEVGLYGADMIADTIKPNIAIVTDVTHDTTTPMIEKKKEGDQKCGDGPVIFFAPSVHHTIRELIIDTAKTKKIPYQRAAASRATGTDTDAFAHSNGGVPSALISLPLRYMHTTVEMVSKEDVGNVISLIYETILKIKPEMKLKYH comes from the coding sequence ATGAAATTTGAAAAGAAATCTTTAAAATTTTTAGAAAAATACTTAAATACATCCTCACCGACCGGTTACGAGCATAAAGGACAAGAAATCTGGATGGATTATATTCGGCCATATGTAGACAAAATTGAAGTCGATCATTATGGAACCTGCTATGGAATTATTAATCCTGAAGCAGAGTTCAAAGTGGTTATCGAAGCACATGCGGATGAAATCTCCTGGTACGTTAATTATATTACGGATGACGGATTAATTTATGTGATCCGAAATGGAGGTTCAGATCAAACGATCGCTCCATCAAAGGTTGTTCACATTCATGGAGAAAATGGCATCGTAAAAGGAGTTTTCGGATGGCCAGCCATTCACACCCGAAGCGCTAATCAAAACGAACCAACACCAAAAATCGAAAATATCTTCATCGACTGCGGAGCCACTACCAAAAAAGAAGTTGAAGAAATGGGTATTTACGTAGGTTGTATGATCACTTATCCAGACGAATTCTTTGAAATGAATAACCGTTATTTTGTCTGCAGAGCTTTAGACAACAGGATTGGTGGATTTATGATCGCAGAGGTAGCAAGACTTTTAAAGGAAAATAAAAAAACGATTCCTTTTGGTCTATACATTACAAACTCCGTTCAGGAAGAAGTAGGTTTATATGGAGCAGACATGATTGCTGATACGATAAAACCAAATATCGCTATTGTAACTGATGTTACCCATGACACTACAACACCTATGATCGAGAAGAAAAAAGAAGGTGACCAAAAATGTGGTGACGGGCCTGTAATTTTCTTTGCCCCTAGTGTTCATCACACGATCAGAGAATTAATCATTGATACGGCAAAAACTAAAAAGATCCCTTATCAAAGAGCGGCTGCCAGCAGAGCAACAGGAACGGATACAGATGCTTTCGCACATTCTAATGGCGGTGTTCCAAGCGCTTTGATTTCTCTACCTTTGCGCTACATGCATACAACGGTAGAAATGGTTTCAAAAGAAGATGTCGGAAACGTTATCTCATTAATCTACGAAACGATTTTGAAGATAAAACCGGAAATGAAACTGAAATATCATTAA